GCCCGCGCCCAGGCCGCGCATCAACAGGCCGACTACCTGGTCAAGAAGCTCGCCGCCCGCCTGCGCGGCGCGCCCGAGCCCGTGGAGCCCTACGTCTACCAGGACCACGGCTCGCTGGTGTCGCTGGGGCAGGACGCCGGCGTGGGCAGCCTGATGGGCAAGCTGGCCGGACGGGGACTGTTCGTAAGCGGTACACTGGCACGCCTGATGTACATGAGCCTGCACCTGATGCACCACAAGGCGGTGCTGGGCTTTTCGCGCACCGCTTCCCTGGCCCTGGCGCGCCTGCTCATGCGCCGCACCCGTCCTCGGGTCAAACTGCACTGAATCCCCATGAATTTCCTGCAAAAACTCGAACACGCCTGGACGTCCCGGCAATCGCTCCTGCAAGTCGGGCTGGATCCCGATCCGCAGCGCTTCCCGCGCGAACTGCAGGACAAGCCGGACGCGATCTTCCAGTTCTGCCGCGAGATCGTCGACGCCACCGCGCCCTACGCCTGCAGCTTCAAGCCGCAGATCGCCTACTTCGCCGCCCACCGCGCCGAGGAACAGCTCGAAGCGCTGTGCGCCCACATTCGCGACAAGCATCCCGACCTGCCCATCGTGCTGGACGCCAAGCGCGGCGACATCGGCTCCACCGCCGAGAACTACGCGCGCGAAGCCTATGAGCGCTACCAGGCGCACGCGCTGACCGTCAGCCCCTACATGGGCCTGGACTCGGTCGAGCCCTATCTGGCCTGGCGCGACCGCGGCGTGATCGTGCTGTGCCGCACGTCCAACCCCGGCGGCTCGGACCTGCAATTCCTGAAGATGGAAGACGGCCAGCCGCTGTACCTGCACGTGGCGGGCCTGGTGGCCGACAAATGGAACGCCAACGGCCAGTGCGGCCTGGTGGTGGGCGCGACCTTCCCGAACGAGCTGGCCGCGGTGCGCCAGCGCATCGGCGACGCGGTGCCGCTGCTGGTGCCGGGCATCGGCGCGCAGGGCGGCGACATCACCGCCACGGTCAACGCCGGCGCCAACAACGCGCGCAGCGGCATGATGATCAATTCCTCGCGCGCCATCATCTACGCCAGCGGCGGCGACGACTGGCGCGAAGCGGCCGGCGCGGCCGCCAAGGGCCTGCGCGACGCGATCAACGCGGTACGCTGACACGACGCGCCCCACGGACGGCGCCCGCCGACGCGGACCGGCTGCCGACAGCGGGGCCTTGTTGCGACGGCAAAAGAAAACGGGGCTGCCCATGGCAGCCCCGTTGCACATCCAGGCCGGACGCATCGCGCCCGGCGCGGCGGCCTCAACGCCGGTTGACCGGCGCCCCGACGAATTCCAGCAGTCCCCGCAGCGCGTATTCCACCGCGGCCTGGCGCACCTGCGCCCGGTCGCCAGGAAACACATGAGTGACCGCGCGGCTGCTGATGCCATCGCCGTTGCGCATGGCGAAGCCAAAGCAGACCATGCCCACCGGCTTGCCCGGCGTGGCGCCGCCCGGTCCGGCGATGCCGGTGGTCGACACCGCCACGTGCGCGGCCTGCGCCGCCAGCAGCACGCCGGTGGCCATTTCCAGCGCCACCGGTTCGCTGACCGCGCCGAAATGATTGAGCGCGTCGGGCGACACGTCCAGCTCGTCGACCTTGGCCTGGTTGCTGTACGTGACGAAGCCGCGCTCGAACC
The Achromobacter sp. AONIH1 DNA segment above includes these coding regions:
- the pyrF gene encoding orotidine-5'-phosphate decarboxylase, with the protein product MNFLQKLEHAWTSRQSLLQVGLDPDPQRFPRELQDKPDAIFQFCREIVDATAPYACSFKPQIAYFAAHRAEEQLEALCAHIRDKHPDLPIVLDAKRGDIGSTAENYAREAYERYQAHALTVSPYMGLDSVEPYLAWRDRGVIVLCRTSNPGGSDLQFLKMEDGQPLYLHVAGLVADKWNANGQCGLVVGATFPNELAAVRQRIGDAVPLLVPGIGAQGGDITATVNAGANNARSGMMINSSRAIIYASGGDDWREAAGAAAKGLRDAINAVR
- a CDS encoding CinA family protein — encoded protein: MNSQSHAPSSGQPAAPLAQATILGLSELLGDALRRHGWMLGSAESCTGGLLAGAFTAVAGSSDWFERGFVTYSNQAKVDELDVSPDALNHFGAVSEPVALEMATGVLLAAQAAHVAVSTTGIAGPGGATPGKPVGMVCFGFAMRNGDGISSRAVTHVFPGDRAQVRQAAVEYALRGLLEFVGAPVNRR